The Nonlabens sp. Hel1_33_55 genome contains the following window.
TTAATGTCGGTTCCTCCAGTTACGATTGAAAAGCTTACTCTTAGCATTGGTTTATCATAGCTCAATAAACCTCTTATAGTAAGTGGCTTATCCAAAACGACCGTTCCCGTTTGACTTGTATAATCGCCAGCTTCAAGTAATAGTATATCTCCAGGGTTAGCATCGGCTATTCTTTGTAGTAAATCATCTGCTGGAGTAATGACGTTTCCTGTATTTCTGTCAACTTCTGTTGTGAAGTTTTGAATACCTCTTATATTATTCCCGTTAAGTAAAGTTGCAGTGTAGTCAGTCTCTCCTGTCAATCCGGTAATAGTTGCCATCCCATCAATAACTTCTTGAGGTGTGATTTGTCTCGTTATGGCGTCGGTACTACCGCGGTTTAAAATTATAGTTGTTACAGTACTACCTGGCACCCATCTTAATAAGGCTTGATTAGACATTATATCGCCATCCTGAGAAGGAAGGAATATTTGTTCTGTTAGTGTTTGCGCAATTACTGCGGTAGAAAAATTGGAATTGTTGATTCCTCTAGAACTTATCGCCTGTACTCGCACATAATAAAGAGTTTCTGCTGCAAGCAGGATTCTGACGGGCAATTCATTTGCTGTTGTCTCTATAGATTCAACTAAAGTTGCAAAGTCGGGATCCTCACTTATCTCGACAAGATAATTGTTTACATTCTCATCAGGATTCCAGGTAAGCTCTACCGTTGTTTGCGTTCGTATTTGCGCTCTTACGTTGACAGGTGCAAATTCACGAGATACATCCAGCTCTGTAATTAGATCTTCATCTTCAGTACAATTAGTGGTTACTAAAAGAAACAACACTGCTCCCAATACAACTCTAAATACCTTTGTGGCTTTATTTATCATAATAACTCATATTATTTGTTTGTAAACTTTTAGTACCCGTAATCATTCACTAGTTGACCGTTGCTACCGTCAATAAAGGTTTGCCATATAGGCCAGAATTGTCGGTCGTCTGGATCAACGCCTTCTTTAAATAAGGTGTTGATATCCACATCTTCTAATGTAGTCCAGTTAAATTCAGAAAATTCAGGTCCTGGTGATTGGGTTTCGCCTCTATTCAATCCAAAAATCTCCAAAGTTTCATTATCCTCTGCATATCTAAAATAAAGAGTGGTAGGCACATCAGCGTATTCTCCAGAACGATTTTGAAGGTTTGCTAGTTTCATCTTAGCTTCTCGTAAGTTGGCACCAAGCAAATTCCATCTAATGAGATTTTGCTTTCTCTCTGCCTCACCTGTAAACTCATACTTATTTTCCAAAACAAGCGCATCAAACATTGCTTGTTTAGAACCTAAATTGTCTACATATGAATCCACTTGTTGTGCTTGCATAGACGATGGAAAGGCTCTTCTACGTACTTGCTTCAAATACGGTGCAGCTGCTCCTGGTCCCTGCAATTCATTAGCAGCTTCAGCTGCTAATAATAGTACTTCTGCATACCGCATATAGATTTTATTGACTCCATCGTCATTGGTAGATGTTACATATCTGTTCATCCATTCATAACGAAATTTTCCAAAATACCAAGTACTCAACCCAACCAGTTCTTGTTGAGCGAAGCCATCTATAGGTGTTCCATATTCATATGGAATACAAGTAATATCTCTGCGAGTATCATTCTCATTATAGTCATAAAAAAGATTAGGCAGTGGTCCTGCAATACCGCCTCTAGGTTGAGCCGTGTGTTGATCAATTCCACGATGTCTCACCGCAAAGGAAAACAGTACACGTCCTCTACCTGCGGCAAATGGTATTTCCCACAATGATTCTCTACCAGCGCTTACGACTTCTTCATTAAGATCTCTCCATAGTCTTTCGAAAGTCGGTGCCAGTTGAACTCTTCCACTATTTATAACGGTGTCAGCTTCTGCAAGAGCTAGTGTATACATGTTATTGACAGAAAGTTCTGGGTCATTCGATCTTCTCACACCATCAGGATATTGCTGGAAGCCGCTAGCAACCATGGCTAATCTAGCTCTAAGCGACTTTACAAAGGCTTTATTTACACGTTCTACTGATGTTGTAAGTGAATTCTCGTTAGGCCACGCTACCAGTTGTGAAGCCTCTTCTAAATCAGATATGATTCTTTTATAGATTTCATCTCTATTTGTTTTTGGCAGGTATAAAGTTTCTGGAGTGATAGGTTCAAATCGAGCAGGAACGTCTCCCCAAGCCTTCATTAAGTCAGCATAGTAAACAGCTCTATAAGTCAATGCCTCTCCTAATAGTTGACCCAAGTCTTCATTCTCATCTATATTTCCAAAACTACGTAGCCCATTGATGCAAATATTGGCACGTTCAATACCTAGATACATTTGTGCCCACGCATTATTGTCCGTATTCATTTGAGGATTAGTTGGTTCTGCGTCATATATCATTAATTCTGCTGTGGCATTGTTCGCTTGAGTAGAATTGTAATTTCTTTCTGCATCAGTATTGAAACCATAAAATGGTATAAAGCGTCCACGATAAGAGTTGGTTTGTCCCATTGGTTCCAGTATCCCGTCAACGGCACCTTTGGCAAGTCCAAAAGTTGAAAAAATTACAGACTCCTCTAAGGACGATTGTGCTGGTGCTTCTAAAAATTCCCCTTCAACATCCTCACAAGAATTGAAAAGACTTATGGAAAATATTACAATAGCAAGTTTTATATATTTCATCTTTTATAAAATGTTAATTAGAAATTAAGGTTAAGTCCAAATACTATTTGTCTACTTCTAGGATATGGAGAGAAGTCAACACCTGGTGTTAGAGGTGTTCTTCTACGAGTTGAAACCTCTGGATCAAGACCTGAGTATTTAGTAAGAATAAATACATTATTGGCAGTGGCGTAGAACCTTATTTTAGTGAGACCGTAATCTGAAATAAGGGAACCTGGTAACGTGTAACCTAAACTCAATGTATTTAAACGTAGGAAAGATCCATCTTCAACTGCCCAGTCACTAAAAACAAACCTATCTGAAAATGGAGACCATAATGTGGTATTCGCATTAAGCGCTGCTAATTCTTGAGGGTCTTGTACTAATAATCCTGTTTCTGGGTTCAAATTAGTCCAGCGTACTCCATCTGCCTGTACCGTGCTCAAATTACGATATTGGCTATTGAGGTTTGAGGTGCTAAACTCAATCTTATTTGCATTATAAACATCATTACCTATGCTGAAATTGAATGCAGCTGTAAGATCAAATCCATAAGCATTTGCATTAAGAACAAAACCTCCTACGGCATCTGGATTTGCATCTCCTATAAAAGTTTGATCATCGACATCTATAATACCGTCGCCATTAAGATCCTTCAATTTCATATTTCCAGGTCTTGGTGTACCTACTATTCCTTCATTGCTAGGAACTCCATCAATCAATGTGTATGGCTGTGTTGCGTTAGCATCATAATTGAAGTCTTCAATTTCATATCTTCCATTACTTACGTATCCATACATTAATCCTATAGGTTTTCCTACTTCCACTAGGTAATCATTGTTTATTTGAGATGACGCCCAGTTAGTATTTTCTCCAAAATTTTGCAGGTCGCCTCCTAATGAATTAAGTCTATTCGTATTGAATCCAACATTGAAGGAAAGATCAGCACCGTAATTCTCTTCGTTAAACAAAGTGTAGTTTAATGTAAGATCAATACCAGTATTTTGTATTTCTCCCAAGTTTCTGAACTGACTTATATACCCAGTTCCCGGTGTTGGAAAGCGTACGAGAAGATCTGAAGTCACATTTTTGTAAACCTCTGCGGTACCTGAAAAACGACCTTTAAATAGACTAAAATCTAAACCAGCATTTTGAGTTACAGTAGTTTCCCATTTTAGGTCTGGGTTGAAAAGTGTATTTGACGTCGACCAGTAATCACTGATGTTATTTAGGAAGTTGGTGTCATTTGATTCAAAGGTTTGAACCGCTTGATTGGGAGGAATATTGTTGTTACCTACCGCACCGTAACTGACTCTTAATTTTAGTGCTTCAATCCAGTTTACTTCATTAAGAAAATCTTCCTGATCCAGTTTCCAAGCAATAGCAGCTGACGGGAAGTAACCCCATCTATTTCCCCTTGCGAACTTACTGGATCCATCTGCTCTGAATGTTGCAGTAAATAGATAGCGGTTTAATAAGCTATAATTAGCACGTCCAAAGAAGGATAATAACTTGTCATCTGCACTTATAAAATTATCTACCAGATTGGGAGAACCTTGTGTGGTCAAGCTTACGGCGTTATCAAATGTAAAGTCAGTTGGATACCCATTAATTTCTGTAGTCGTACGAGTGTCTTTATTAATAATGATTTCCTGCCCTAATAATATCTGTAGATTCTGGTCATTATTCAAAAACTCTTTGAAGTCATAATTAAGTGTATTTGCGTTTCTAAATGATTCACGTTTACGGTCTGATAAGATCAATGATGGTAAACCTTGATTTTCGGCAGTTGGTATGTTATTAGAGTAATATGTAGACCGTCCATAAAAACGGTAATCCAGATCATTTCTGAAATCGATACCTAGATCAGATTGCAGTTCAAGATTATCAATGACCTCCCATGTTATACCACCCAACAGATTGTAGTTCCTTCTGTTTTGTTGTCTTTGATTATCTGCAACTGAAACTAATGGATTTACTAGATATCCAGCTAATGCCTCGTCAGTATTGGTAGTTGTAATACCTGGAAGAGGAATAGGAGAATATCCTACACTATTTCTTAGACGTGCATCTGCAGATGAAAATTCATTCTGTTCATTAGCGCCACCACCATTTATTTCTGTGTCAGAATATCGTATTGTAAATGCAAGGGATAAGTTTTCACGGGCCTTACTTTTTAATGCAAGCGATAGGTTATCTCTTTTAAAATCGGAACCTATCTGGATAGCTTTTTGATCGAAATGTGCATAATTGAAATTAAAATTAATTTTATCAGATCCACCTCTTATGGCTAGATCCCGACTATTGACTTTTCCTTGCTCTCCATAAACCAGTTTTTGCCAGTTATTCCCTTTCAAACCTATGTACTGATCATAATCTTGCCATTCTCCAAAGAACCGCTCGTATGTTTCTGGAAGATCTCTTAGTAGTGCATACTCACGTTGCCACAAGACGAAATCCTCTGGTTGCAAAACATCGATGGTATTTGCAATTTTACTATACCCAAAGTATGCATTTGAGCTAACACTTATTTTTCCTGTTTGACCTTTCTTGGTGGTGACGAGAACTACCCCATTTGCTCCACGAGAACCGTAGATTGCCGTTGAGGAAGCATCTTTCAGAACTGTTATAGTCTCAATATCAGTTGGTGAAATATCATTCAAACTAGCGATAGGAAAACCATCCACTATGATCAAGGGCGAACTGTCCTGTGTCAAAGACCCGGCGCCACGAACTTTTAGATTTATTTCTGCATCGGGAGATCCTTCAGAAGAGGTTACTTGTACACCTGCTAGACGTCCTGTAAGAGCCTCGGCCACGTTTGAAATAGGTTGTTTTGTCAATGCCTCTCCTCCAATAGATACTACAGATCCGGTTAGATCAGATTTTTTGACTGATCCATAACCTATTATGACAATCTCATCCAGGGCTTCCTGACTAGGTTCCAAACTAACGGTAAGATTGGTTTGATCAACTATCACAATTTCTTTGTTTAGATAGCCTACATAAGAGAACACCAGTGTAGGATTCTCAGTCTGTGCATCAAAAGAGAAGTTACCATCAAAATCAGTCACCGTACCTATAGTTGTGCCTTTAACAAAAACAGTAACATTTAACAAAGGCTCTCCAGTATCAGCTGCGGTAACACTACCACTTATTATATTTTGACTAAATGCCAAAGAATTACCCGATAGTATTAATGTCACAAATAGTATAGCCCCTAAAAGACCTTTTGATGACCGACTTGATTTTGTTTCTTTTGATTTGAAAAACAACGAATGAACTGTATTAAAAACCATAGGCTGATTTAATTAAATGATTACTTAAATGTAATCGATTGCACAAATGTACCGTTTAATTTGAATTATGCAAATTATATCTTAATTTTTTTCAATATGGTAATTATGTGCGACTGTAATTATTGATATCTCAGGTAACGTCTATTACAGCAATAGTATTGACTTTAATGATGTACTCTAAATATGGCGTGAAAAAATTAAAGCTATATTAATTCTTATAACAGACATTATAATGGATAAAATAAGTATTAATTGCAATCGATTACATTTGTAAGTGTATTTTTTCTACCTTAGTATTTAGCTTTCAAATGATTTTCTATCTATAAATGAAAATCATCCTTAGAAGATATTTAATGTAACTGAGTGTTTATCGAATTAAATCTTTCAGAGATACTCCTAGTTTACATTCCAGATATGCATTAGTGATTGATGATGTAGTACTTGAAAGTAAATAAATTGGTCTATCACGCTTTCGCGAAAGCGAACTACCTAAAAGAGTGTAATACACTATCAATTTATCATTTTATAGTAAAATTAAGTGTGAATCTGAATTATGATTAACCATAGAAACTTACCGTTAACATGAAACAAATCAGAACAGCTCTATGTTCCTATGGCATGAGTGGGCATTTATTTCACGCGCCTTTTATTGAGGCAAATCCTGGCTTTGAGCTTTATGCAGTTTGGGAGAGAAACAAAGATGTTGCCGTAAAAAAGTATCCAAAGATTAAAACAGTAAGAAATCTGGAGGATTTGCTGATGGATGATAGTATCGAACTGATTATTGTGAATACTCCCAACATTACCCATTTTGAATTTGCAAAACAAATCATTGAAGCAGGTAAACATCTGGTAATTGAAAAACCATTTGCGGTTACGGGTAATCAATGCCATGAATTAATAGAGTTGGCAGCAAAGTATCACGTCATGCTCTCAGTCTATCACAATAGAAGATGGGATAGTGATTTTAAGACCGTTCAACGGGTTTACAATTCTGGAGTTCTAGGAGAGCTCGTAGATGCAGAATTCCACTATGACAGATATGAGTCCAATTTGAGCTACAAAACCCATAAAGAGAAGCCAACACTTGGGGTTGGTAGTTTATATGATCTGGGATCGCATTTGATTGATCAAGCGTTGGTGTTGTTTGGGATGCCGGCATCAGTTTACGGTTATCTTGATGCCTTTAGGGATAAATCACAAGTAGCCGATTATTTTGACGTCAAGCTATATTATAAGGAGTTTGTTGTCACCTTGAAGTCCAGTTATTTTGTAAAAGAACCACAAGCAGCTTATATCCTAAATGGTAAAAATGGATCCTTCATTAAGTCAAAAGCAGATATTCAAGAAGCGCAACTTCAAAAAGAGATTGCTCCTAACACCATCAATTGGGGTAAGGAGCCAGCCTCAGAACAAGGTTTGTTACATGTTTTGAAAGATGGACCATTCAAGAAAGAAAAAGTGCCAACGGAAGTTGGAAATTATGCTTCCTTTTATAATGGAATCTATGATTCTATTAGAAATAATCAGCCTGTTCCAGTTCTACCAGAAGAAGCACTCAATGTAATTGTGGTCATCGAGGCCGCAATTAAAAGTAACCAAGAGAAAAAAGTCATCAATTTATGAGAATGTATATATCACTAGTATGTTTGATACTAGTACAAGGTATTCAAGCCCAAATATTGGATAAATCATGGAAGGATCTTGTTACTGATAGTGATACGCAGTGGTATGCGTCTATGGAAGCTCGTGAAGTGGCAGAGAATGTCTTGCTTTATCAAAGAGATATAGGTGGCTGGCCTAAAAACATCCAGATGCAAAAACCGCTCACAGCAGATGAAAAAAAGGAGCTAATGGATCTTAAGTTAACCGCTAAAGGTGTTACAACAGATAATGAGGCAACCTTTCAGGAAATGCTCTTTCTATCAAATATTTATAGGGAACAGCCCAACGAGAAATATCGCGCCGCTTTTATTAAAGGTCTTGAATATTTGCTGGAAGCCCAATATCCAAATGGTGGTTGGCCGCAGTTCTACCCTTTAAAGAAAGGTTATGCCACAAACATCACTTACAATGATGATTCCATGGTCAATATCATGAATGTATTGAAGGAGTTAAAAGATGATTCAGGATTTTATTCTATCCAACCTGCAGACGAAACCTTGAAACGAATTGAGAAAGCTTTTGATAATGGAGTTTCCTGCATATTAAAAACTCAGTATAAGCAGGATGGTATATTGACGGGTTGGTGCGCTCAGCACGATGAGGTGACACTAGAGCCAGCTATGGGAAGAGCATACGAATTACCATCGTTGAGCGGTAAGGAGTCTGCTAAGATCGTTCTCTTGCTCATGTCTATTGACAGTCCATCAATTCCCGTAATGGAATCTGTTGCAAGCGCTCATTCATGGTTGAATCGAGTAAAAATTGAAGGATTGCGTGAAGAAAGAACGTATGATGATAATGGCAAGGTTGTAAATAAGGTGATGGTAGAAGATGCAAATGCCAAACCTTTATGGGCACGCTTCA
Protein-coding sequences here:
- a CDS encoding SusC/RagA family TonB-linked outer membrane protein, giving the protein MAFSQNIISGSVTAADTGEPLLNVTVFVKGTTIGTVTDFDGNFSFDAQTENPTLVFSYVGYLNKEIVIVDQTNLTVSLEPSQEALDEIVIIGYGSVKKSDLTGSVVSIGGEALTKQPISNVAEALTGRLAGVQVTSSEGSPDAEINLKVRGAGSLTQDSSPLIIVDGFPIASLNDISPTDIETITVLKDASSTAIYGSRGANGVVLVTTKKGQTGKISVSSNAYFGYSKIANTIDVLQPEDFVLWQREYALLRDLPETYERFFGEWQDYDQYIGLKGNNWQKLVYGEQGKVNSRDLAIRGGSDKINFNFNYAHFDQKAIQIGSDFKRDNLSLALKSKARENLSLAFTIRYSDTEINGGGANEQNEFSSADARLRNSVGYSPIPLPGITTTNTDEALAGYLVNPLVSVADNQRQQNRRNYNLLGGITWEVIDNLELQSDLGIDFRNDLDYRFYGRSTYYSNNIPTAENQGLPSLILSDRKRESFRNANTLNYDFKEFLNNDQNLQILLGQEIIINKDTRTTTEINGYPTDFTFDNAVSLTTQGSPNLVDNFISADDKLLSFFGRANYSLLNRYLFTATFRADGSSKFARGNRWGYFPSAAIAWKLDQEDFLNEVNWIEALKLRVSYGAVGNNNIPPNQAVQTFESNDTNFLNNISDYWSTSNTLFNPDLKWETTVTQNAGLDFSLFKGRFSGTAEVYKNVTSDLLVRFPTPGTGYISQFRNLGEIQNTGIDLTLNYTLFNEENYGADLSFNVGFNTNRLNSLGGDLQNFGENTNWASSQINNDYLVEVGKPIGLMYGYVSNGRYEIEDFNYDANATQPYTLIDGVPSNEGIVGTPRPGNMKLKDLNGDGIIDVDDQTFIGDANPDAVGGFVLNANAYGFDLTAAFNFSIGNDVYNANKIEFSTSNLNSQYRNLSTVQADGVRWTNLNPETGLLVQDPQELAALNANTTLWSPFSDRFVFSDWAVEDGSFLRLNTLSLGYTLPGSLISDYGLTKIRFYATANNVFILTKYSGLDPEVSTRRRTPLTPGVDFSPYPRSRQIVFGLNLNF
- a CDS encoding RagB/SusD family nutrient uptake outer membrane protein, yielding MKYIKLAIVIFSISLFNSCEDVEGEFLEAPAQSSLEESVIFSTFGLAKGAVDGILEPMGQTNSYRGRFIPFYGFNTDAERNYNSTQANNATAELMIYDAEPTNPQMNTDNNAWAQMYLGIERANICINGLRSFGNIDENEDLGQLLGEALTYRAVYYADLMKAWGDVPARFEPITPETLYLPKTNRDEIYKRIISDLEEASQLVAWPNENSLTTSVERVNKAFVKSLRARLAMVASGFQQYPDGVRRSNDPELSVNNMYTLALAEADTVINSGRVQLAPTFERLWRDLNEEVVSAGRESLWEIPFAAGRGRVLFSFAVRHRGIDQHTAQPRGGIAGPLPNLFYDYNENDTRRDITCIPYEYGTPIDGFAQQELVGLSTWYFGKFRYEWMNRYVTSTNDDGVNKIYMRYAEVLLLAAEAANELQGPGAAAPYLKQVRRRAFPSSMQAQQVDSYVDNLGSKQAMFDALVLENKYEFTGEAERKQNLIRWNLLGANLREAKMKLANLQNRSGEYADVPTTLYFRYAEDNETLEIFGLNRGETQSPGPEFSEFNWTTLEDVDINTLFKEGVDPDDRQFWPIWQTFIDGSNGQLVNDYGY
- a CDS encoding DUF5123 domain-containing protein; its protein translation is MINKATKVFRVVLGAVLFLLVTTNCTEDEDLITELDVSREFAPVNVRAQIRTQTTVELTWNPDENVNNYLVEISEDPDFATLVESIETTANELPVRILLAAETLYYVRVQAISSRGINNSNFSTAVIAQTLTEQIFLPSQDGDIMSNQALLRWVPGSTVTTIILNRGSTDAITRQITPQEVIDGMATITGLTGETDYTATLLNGNNIRGIQNFTTEVDRNTGNVITPADDLLQRIADANPGDILLLEAGDYTSQTGTVVLDKPLTIRGLLSYDKPMLRVSFSIVTGGTDINLIDLDLSGDVATELIDTIRYSGADAFDSLVVDGCNVHDYNRSFIAGNESGAVLQSLTVNNCIVTDVITTGGDFIDFRNSDVFNTSVTNSTFNNCAPGRDFFRIDDAGDTTQTGITINVLLENCTLYAVCNNSSRRVLYVRYQMNDIIVRNNLITDTEGYYSNQSRTDENIEFSNNNYFNAPGFFDPTNPRFDGSTTFFNLDPAYQDAENGNFSVSNQTIIDNNIGDPRWLR
- a CDS encoding Gfo/Idh/MocA family oxidoreductase; this encodes MKQIRTALCSYGMSGHLFHAPFIEANPGFELYAVWERNKDVAVKKYPKIKTVRNLEDLLMDDSIELIIVNTPNITHFEFAKQIIEAGKHLVIEKPFAVTGNQCHELIELAAKYHVMLSVYHNRRWDSDFKTVQRVYNSGVLGELVDAEFHYDRYESNLSYKTHKEKPTLGVGSLYDLGSHLIDQALVLFGMPASVYGYLDAFRDKSQVADYFDVKLYYKEFVVTLKSSYFVKEPQAAYILNGKNGSFIKSKADIQEAQLQKEIAPNTINWGKEPASEQGLLHVLKDGPFKKEKVPTEVGNYASFYNGIYDSIRNNQPVPVLPEEALNVIVVIEAAIKSNQEKKVINL